ATTGGAGCATTTGCAAAGGGCATTTCTGGCCCAAGAACTCCAAGTGTTTATCATAGATGGATGAGTATTTTTGGCAGGTTAGACAATCCATTAATCATTTTTTCTGACCAAGACAATGTGCTGGATGTTTTCAGAAAACTGAGAAGCAGGTATCCTCCAAATCGGACCAAAATCATGAAAGTTGAGAAGACGGAATTATGGGCATTCTCACTAGTACCAAACATCAGTGAGATTTTTCGACAGAAAGACTACCCAGCCCATCAGCCAAACACCATCAATGAGAACTATTCCTGTGTCATGCACGCCAAGTTCGAACTAATGAACCGAGTCATCCGAGAAAAGCTCTACGCAACCAAATATATCAGCTGGCTCGATATAGGTCTGTTTAGGGCCGTCGCACATGAGAAGCACTCTTTTTTAATGCAGATCCCACCGGActggaatgaaaacaaaatcgcCTACAGCGAGGTACACGAATTTGACCCGTCCTTGGTACCACGTGACTGCATCTTCAAGAATCTTGTGTGGGTTTCTGGAGCCATGTTCATGGGTCGACCGGAGGTGCTCTATCTGTACACGAAGGACTACATGTCTGCCGTGAAGAAGCTGATTGGGCAGAAGCTGATGAGCACGGACCAGCAGGTCATTTACATCATGTATCTACCCAGTTTTAACTTCCAGCCTCGCGTGGAGATCCAGACGTACACCACATACAGCAACGATGACTGGTTCTATCTGGGATACATGCTTAAGGACAAATGGGAAAGATATCAGATTCGAGAGTTATTGCCCCTTGTTAGGTTCTTTTTCTACCACTtgtaaatttatgtccctccatgatgtcaaataattgttttacctTTTTGAAAACCACTGAAGTTTTAGATCAGCAATTTTTATCTCTGTCATTTCAGCATATTATACAAAACCatctgtaatgttttattatg
The sequence above is drawn from the Gigantopelta aegis isolate Gae_Host chromosome 6, Gae_host_genome, whole genome shotgun sequence genome and encodes:
- the LOC121375071 gene encoding uncharacterized protein LOC121375071: MSKGGDSMWQSICKKVALTFGFIYVLYAIFYGMKRMNPNTWNERPTEISSMMWLKDPVLIDIHRFSEISALSTEVTVVTAYFNIGAFAKGISGPRTPSVYHRWMSIFGRLDNPLIIFSDQDNVLDVFRKLRSRYPPNRTKIMKVEKTELWAFSLVPNISEIFRQKDYPAHQPNTINENYSCVMHAKFELMNRVIREKLYATKYISWLDIGLFRAVAHEKHSFLMQIPPDWNENKIAYSEVHEFDPSLVPRDCIFKNLVWVSGAMFMGRPEVLYLYTKDYMSAVKKLIGQKLMSTDQQVIYIMYLPSFNFQPRVEIQTYTTYSNDDWFYLGYMLKDKWERYQIRELLPLVRFFFYHL